CATTCAGTTTGATTGGTAGATAAGAAGACAGTCAGCGGACTGACCTTTATAGCAGTAGTTTTATAGATGGTGATTGCTATCAGGGTTAATTGGGGGTCTCAGTGTAATTGATTCTGGTTTCATTAGCTAGACACATGATCTTGGAAAGCATGAATACTGCATCCTTGTCCAGGTTGTCTTCCAGCAAATGAAGTCTTTAATCCtagtggggaaaaaaattgCAGCAGTATTTTACAGAATAATGGCTCACTTGCCTGCAAGTACAGTAAAACTTGTTATGTAACCTCATGTaattttgattttaatgactaaataacattacatttgaaaaaaagtgACTCATCTGTAGATTTCAAGGattatttataattttgtgACCTGTGCTGCTCCTAATGTAAAATGATGAACTTTCATGTTCATGTAATTTGCATTGGTTACTTGTTACTTGTGATTGTACTTAATGCTTAAGTTGGAGCAGGTTTGTTATTGTTGCTGCAGAGTCAGGCACCTGAGCAGCATCATTTTAGATCATGTGGTTCAGTTTGTTACGGAGGAGTGTCTGTACCTGTTGCTTTAAATGTCTCTGAATATTTATCAAACAACAAATTCTACTCCCTGTTTCAAAGTTTAGAAGCGATTGTCAGCCTCCGGGACTCTGGACTGTTAATATTGTGCTGCTGTATTTAGCTGCACTTATGTAAATGCCAGTGGGTGGGTTGGATTCGTCACCCAAGCACACTCTGTACTTGCTGTAAATCGAAGGAGCCCACTTGGGATTTCAAGTTTACATTTAAATCAGTCACAACTTCTTCTCCAAAAGAGTATTGTCGCAGCACTAATAGACATTTTAATAGCAATTACTTTAGGTTTCTTACTGCAGGGTTGATGATTCAAAAAAGGACTGACAACCATCAGAAGATATACCCCCACAGCCTCTTCCCCCTGGTTGCTTGAGAGTTGATGGGAAAATGTCATGATTAGACTTCGAGGCAGGTCCATCCTCTAGCGAGAATATCTTCAGGGTCACCACAGAGATACCCGTAATCAGTGACACTTCTGTTGgcaaatacatacagtatatgctagCACATGTTACATAACAGTACATAAAAGTAATTGGGCAGTCAAGGGTAGAtaactgtttctttttttcagtcacTGTGACCTTTATACTGTATTCACAGTTGCCTAGAGTGACCAAATGTGAATTGTAATTGAAGCTATGTATTGATTTGGTTGTACTATTTTGTTGGTCCTGTCTTAAGTCTTATGTAAACAAATAGTAGTGAAGCAGAAAAGGAATGGAATATTTAATTGCAGAAACGCTAATCAGGTTACTGAAAATATACGAGtacatttatttgaaagatAAGTTGATTAAATAACTAAGTTAAATGCCCAATACTGTTGACAGTGAAGTACATACTCTGCAATATAGATATTCCAGAGTGAGGCTTTAACACCCACACATATTGAATAAGGAAACTAGCTTAAGGCTAAAGGAGCACTACTGTATTAGCTGTAAGAAATGTTTGAAGTCAAGTCTTTTCATAGCCAAATATCAATTTTCTGATATGTGGTGCATTTTCTATTTGAGCTAAATTTAGTAAATCTTCCAGTTTGTAACGATGCAGGAAGGTAATTATGAAGACAGTGACCTTCTGATACTAACTAATGATTTACAAGAGACTCCATCAACGTGTTTCAGGCCATTAAATGAGAGATggaaactgtaaaaaataaatcacatctCAAATATGAACCTGGGCACAAGGGTCTGTTGTTAAAAGGCATGACTGACAACCCTTCATCCATGACATGAAAGTTGATTGAAGTGGACCTATATCATTCTATCTCTCCAATCTTCCACATTTTACCAACATGGCTTGTCATGCAGCAGGATGTGCTGTGTGTATTGAACCAGATAACAAGCAGAGTGAATAAATCAGTCCCATCATGATTTAAGTGTGTATTTTACAATGTCTTTTTACAGTGTTAGCCACTTTATCACACAGAGTATGGCAATTCTTCACGCTGCTCTGTGATATCAGACCCAGAATTACGGGTCAAGATTTAAGCTCACTACATAAAGTTGACATGTACAACTGGAAGCAGGATTGAAAAATGATTTGTGAGGGGGTGTGATGATAGAAAATAGTGGAACTGAGCTTGGTGAAATACCCATTTAGGCTGATATTACAGAAGATGTTCAGAAAGGGATTGTAACACCAAAGGAATATGTGGGAAAAGTCAAGCCTATTTTTCAGGACATAATGAACAGTATACAGAAAGCATATGGAAATGCAGACTGATGACAATAAATTGTTTATATTTGAGGCTAAATCATAGCATTTGATATaacctttacaaaaaaaaaaagctttccatGTTTGTCTCTTGTAGTCTGAGAGTAGCAGAGACCAGATTTATGTTACTGCCACCGTGGACCACCTCTGattcttttaaatgtgaaataacCCCAAAGAGAGAGCCAACCACATGGTATTTGGTGTGTTCCACTTTCTGCTAGAATGACTTCATTTGATGGTAGGGTCTTCAACACTGCTCCAGTGAATATTAGTCTGCCTCGCTCTCCTCTATCCCACGCCCCCCTCTGTTCCTATGTTCTTTCTCAGAAAAGCATCCTTTCTTCTCGCTCTCCTTCCCTTGCAGTGTTCAACCTTTGAGCCACAAAAGCGCTATcataagtttttaaaaaatcaatgagAGTATTTCCTAAGGAGAAGTGTGGAAATAAAAACCTTTAGCATGGTGTGCCTGGGGTCCGGAGGGAATCAATTATTCATTGCACAGGCCAGCAGTCACGGACCTGTGgctgaaagcagcagcagcagcagctgagtCATAGACAAGACTGTCTTCTGAACAAATGATCAGACAGGGACACAGTACAAACCATATGACAGCATGTCTCACCAGGAACTGATTTGCTTGTATGAAATTAGCATGAACTAATTTCTAACAAATAGAATATATGAAAGGCACAGTTTGGAAGATGaaatgagaagatcaatattAATATCGTGTTTCTAGTCTAAGTATGAAACAACAGCCAACAGTGGGttggcttagcttagcataaagactggaaacagggggaaacagctagccaaGGGTCCAAAGGTAAAAAATATCTTGGACCAGGTCAGGCCCTTATTTCTAGTCAAGTTAAGATAACATCTGCCAGATGTAGCTTCATATGTTCAGCTAAGACTCTGCAAGAAAAAGCAAATGAATGttgaactatttctttaaaaccgaaaaaattatatttatttatcagttgTTTGACTGAGTTATTGTGGTACTTTGACCCTaagtgtgggaaaaaaacacaaattttaAACCATGTGTGAAACTCACACTGACAAATAGCTAATTTTTTTGTGCTGTCTCAAGAAATGGCCTTCAGGACATGCTGCTTCACAAGTACTCCATCAAAAAGTCTGTCTGGTATTCTTAACAGGTTCCGTTATCAGCTTGTCCGTGTTGCATCAAGGCTGTCAATCAGTCCAAGATCCTCTATGGCGACACAGTGATGACTCACTGTTGTCAAACTATTTGGTGGAGGAGTTGACAGAAAAATGGCAATCTTACAAAGtatatgtacagtgtgtgtgcctAAGATAGAAAGACTGAATTAGAGAGTGTGCACATGTAAAGGTTTGCTCCACAGCacacatgaataaatgtgtgtgagtgttagtATACACTCGTCTGTTGATCTCCTCATGTCTGCTTCAGTATTTGGGCAGTCCACCTACCCACTGTGCACCCACAAGACATCAGACTTAATTGCCTTTTTCCAGTGCCGTAGGGATGACTCACGCTAATGCACAATGTGAAGCCGCGCTGTTATTGACACTAGTCAAGCCTCATTTATTGATGAGTCACTTATCTACAAATAAACCTTTATAAACACTAAGATACCTGCAGAAACACTGTCAGGACATGCAACCAATAGCgtcatgattttttaaatagcatgAATTACAtgattttgtaaaaaaaactaacaaaaaaaccaaactcCAACACAGTCTGAATTTCATACTCATAGATTTACTGGTGTTTTTAAGAACTActattaaatgtacatttcttaATCAAAATGCTGCAATAACATGTTCAAGATGTTGTGATGTCCACAAAAATGTTCTTATAGATCCTTATGTCTTCAAATGTTTCATCTATTAGTTGGCCTTAAGAAATCAGtatcaataaatatttttgtcatttgaataTGAGAAGGCAAaacatctatacatctatacaacgtacatacatatatatacacacacacacactattgttTATTCTTCTAGTGGCATCCTTTGTCACTGTATATCATCTACTTGTTCTGTGACTTGCTTCTGCTTAGTGCTCACTTCATAAAGCGCTCTGATAAATTCAGACCAGTCTTATCAGTGAAGGACCCAAGTGCTTGGCAGTCATTTGTGCAGCTTTAATCCCACAAGGTGGTCAGCTATAGATATTAGCTACGGTTAAGTGCTACAGAAGAGAGTGTTTGGCACCATACCACGGCTCACAGTGAGGGTgagtgaaggagagagtgaggcaCCATGTTGGCTGGACCACTGCCGTCACCTGCTGTGGGATGGAAAGACACGCTGAGGGGATAGAGATCTGCAGTCTGTTGACTTACTGTCTAATGATCCCACAGTGTAGAATATGAACCACAGATTAGCTAACAGCTCATCACAATAATGTCTGTGCTCTGACTCATTTATGCAGTCAATATGGAATAGAGCAAgtgtgaaacaaaaacacagtgtcGTCCCTAATTACCATTATACAACACATATAATAGCAGCCATCCGCATGCCTCCAAAGTGCATGTGGAGAGGAAGGGATTTACCACATCTCTAATGCAGCGTGAACTTGGCTGTGAAAAAGACGAGAGACAAAAATAGACCTCCTCATAAAGTATTCAGATACATTATGAGGCTATTTATAGTTCTCCCTTGACTCCAGAATTAGGTTATTTGGggtttattatataattatagcTTTGATATTGCCCCTTTAAAGTAGCTGTGTCTGCCAAAACCTATGTAATAGCATTACTGTAATTGTCTAATTTTTGATACAAAAATCTGTCTCATTATGGGGGTGCTGATGAAGCTGAGGTACTCACATGCAAGATTATGAGTGGGCATGTGCAGTGATGTGTGGTGGTGCATAGAAGTGGTCCTCCACTCTGTCTGCTTTGAAATGTATGTCACGAGAGTTGATACATATTTTATGGTATGGATGAGCATCTCACTAACAGCTTGTATGGATAGATTGGGGGTTGCTCTGAATGAAGATGCTGTGTACATTATATTCAAGCCAGAAATGTTGTTAAATGAAGCTATTTCTTACCAAAGACACAACTCTTAAGTCAGAAGGCAAAATTCAAACTACAAGTTTCCATGGTGATAAGAAAATACAGTTCTCATAAAATACCCATAAACCCAGAATTTTAAAAGGAAAGCCAGATTAGCAAGTAGATTACATTTTCATGGCTATATAATGGAGCACAGACGGAGATCAGTGACAATACTGATGCAGTAACTGCAGAGAATTGTGGTTTCTTAATGTTTTCCAGACACTAGACAACCTGGGGATAAAGAAAGGCTGATGGAGTAAAATAAGATAGAGATAAAGGTCTTTGTGCTACATATGAAACTCCATGCACATTTAGTCAGCAAGAactctaaaaaataaatatgcaaataaggTACACTCTGAGTGCAGTAACAGCTTCACGTGAGGAGGCAGACAGAATTATTTAAACAGATCACATGCTAGATGTTAATGTACATTATATCTACAAATGTATTAACTTTATAATGCTGTATTACAAACAACAGCCAGCATGAGTTGTTCTACATccagttttttttcatatagGAAAAGATTACCCCATGAGAGGCTGCAAGAAAAAATGGGAGTGTAAGATTACtaacaggaaatgaaagcagaaaaaaattgTTACACAAAGTTACACTTACTTTTAATAGTTTCTGATTTACTGGATAATTTCACATCTTTATAATTTGAAATGCTTTATGTATGTATTGATGAGGGGTTACAAGACATTGCATTGTTTTAAGAGCTCACAAGCCAAACAACATTGGGAACACTGCTTTTatacaaaatgttaaataatacaattataaaATCTTcaatttattgtattgtaatgttcacatattttattgttttttaattacaatttgCTTTGAATCACTCATTTGATAAAAGATAACAGAATTTCGTAAAACAATAACACATTAAGATCATATTGTCATGATACAATTTCAAAAGATACAATAATATTGAACTGGTTGAGTCAATTGTATCTTCATTCTCTTGACTCTAATTGCTGCATTCATACAGCTTCATATGTGTAAATAATTCAGTTCTTCATCTAATTTACATTCCCCTCACCCCTTTTCAGGACCTTCCCAACATGCTTTCTTCTCCTTTATCATTCTCTTTTATCAGGTTGTGACCTTTCAGGTTGATGTGGGAATAGTCACACTCAATATATCCTCACTTACCTCACTAGTGTTACACAATCAGTGGCATGGGTGACCCACgcaagcacaaacaaacacataaaagacaCCTGTATAGAATTGTGCACATAAGCAGGAGCAGGGTGTGGGTTCAAGTATTCTCTCTCTTCATGCCATATGTAGTGAAATCAAAGCAGACGTGTGTTGTGTTGAAATCAGCTGAGCTGACATGCAATTGTGTCCATGGGTGTTTTATGAGGAattaacagtatataaatgttaGGGCTTCTATGTATTTTTgtatgcattttttattttttatttttttactgtccaagtaaaatttacatttacacattttgccTTTTAGGCACTTGCAAGCATCTGCTCCATGAGGATATAAATGATCATCATTATAATGTATACATTTTCCTCTTTCCAGCATGCCATGGATGCTGTGAGTGCAGGGGTGAGTCCCATTGGAGACACATCCTACAATTCCAGTTACTGGGACTGGGGCAGTGCCTTCTTCTTTGCTGGAACAGTCATCACAACTATaggtatttattattttttatactcTTATGCCAGTTAAATCTGTCATGGCCAACAGTAAAAGCAACTGCcgttaaattactttttaaaaaattgtcttAAGTTTAGGATTTTTTTCTGccaaaaaaatgttgataacCTCCAGAAATCACAGTTCCCTTAGCTATGGATTTAATGTGTtgagagggaaagggaaaggTGTATATATTTAAGGACATTAATCTATTTTTAGTGAAGAGCATAATGCTCCAATGAACAACATTATCAGCACATAATACTAGTCTCATAGGCAGCGATTAATGTTCTAAGAAGCAGTTTAAATGGGATTTGTACCTTTGGTGGGCAAAGCTGTGTAAATCCTGCCCTTACTGCTTCCCTCCGGTGAATTTTACAAATCCTTTTTCCTTCATGAGGTGGCGCTAATAATGCAAATCCAAGCAATGTGGGATTTAACGGCTTGTGAAGATCAGCATCATACAAAGCTGCTGACGATGCTGATGATGTGGTTTCACACAGTCTCTTCTTTCCCATTTTCCCTTTATCTTGCCTTCATAAGACAAACATGGCATTTACATTCTCTTTAGTAAAAGGTATTTTTCCTCATGTCCTTTTGTTAACTCTATGAGCTATAACTATAACATACAAGTTGATACAATAAAGTTTGTATTAGCTTCTTCATTTAAATAGCAGGAAAAGCATAATGTCCCTAACCTGTTGACACTGCATGTAGTCCAGAGATTTAATTAACTTTGGCATTTACTAATATGCTGCTGATCATACTTTCAGTGGcttcttttatttcatcactCTGAtaggaaaatatgttttaactcTAACAAGGACATCCAGCTTCAATTTACTTAACTGCTACAATCTGATAAGAATTGTTGATCTAGACACACTCAAATTTGTAAAATTActcaattaataaatacatttatgggAAATATGAAGGGATGTGTAAAtcataaaaaactaaatgacaGTAAACAAGCTACAGACAGATGTAAATATTCTGGGCACAACAGGTTGAAATGGGATGACCTGAGTATATGCCTTGTCCCCTGTCTCCCTGGGTTCTTCATTGTATCTCTGTCACTGTAGGACcataattaatgtaattttctCCGAGGGGGAACCTAATTAATGTCTCTCTGGGAGCTTTATTTACCTACGACCCCTGCTGCAGTAACTAAGATGTATTACATAAGGGTTTCAATTGATTATGTTGCACAAGAAAGTATTCATTGTCTTGTGCGTCTCATCTTACTCTTAATTCCCCCACCCTcctttctgcttctctctctctccatattacaatgttttgtttttccactaATTTAccctcatttctctctcctcctgctccttgtGCTTTCCTTGTGCTGACAGGTTATGGAAACATTGCTCCAAGCACCGAGGGTGGGAAAATCTTTTGCATCCTTTATGCCATATTTGGCATCCCTCTCTTTGGTTTTTTGTTGGCGGGGATTGGAGACCAGCTGGGAACCATCTTTGTGAAAAGCATCTTGAGAGTTGAGAGGATATTCAGGGTGAGTTGTCAAGTATCACAAacatttcatctcttttttttatgtacttTGTTGGTTTTACTTAATGACTCACATTTGagttaactgtaaataaattaTTGTTGCTTctgattagttgtttttttttagccccttttcagttttttcaacCAAATCACTAAACTTTTATTATATATGGTTTTATTTGCCTTAGTTGGCTCTCATGGCTCctttgatttcattttcacagcaaaaacacaagcagatCAGTCAGACTAAAATCAGGGTGACGTCCACCATCCTATTCATCCTGGCTGGTTGCATCATCTTCGTCACCATCCCTGCTGTCATCTTCAAACACACTGAGGGCTGGACCACACTGGATGCCATCTACTTTGTTGTGATCACTCTAACCACAGTGGGAATAGGAGACTATGTGGCAGGTAAATTAATGCaggaagcatttttttttctgtccataaTAGCTGTTTTCTGAGCATTCTGACACTTTTCCTTCCCCTCTAGGTGGAAACCGTAATCTCACCTACATGAAGTGGTACAAGCCATTGGTGTGGTTCTGGATCTTGGTGGGCTTGGCATACTTTGCAGCCGTCCTCAGCATGATTGGAGACTGGCTTCGAGTGCTgtctaaaaagacaaaagaggagGTGGGGTTCATTTGATTACACAGCTCACTATTACATTAGAGTGGCAGAAAATAAAAGGTCACTCAGCTGCTGCTTTTCCTGCCCCTTCTGATTGCTCTCTGATTTTGCGTATTAATTGCTGCTTGGACCTTGTTAGGAGGCTCTGTAACAGGCCGCTTTTGTTTGAAGTGTTCAAGGTGTAGCTGTTTAATAAGTGCAGACAGATAAGATACATTATTGGTTCTCCTGAGTGAATAATGATGTAATGGGGCTCACTGTAGCACCAATAGCAATACCATTTTTGGCACTAGTAAATGGTAGTTGTTGAAACGTTTTTGTAGACTGACCCCTGTTAACTTTCAGATAGATAATTATGACAGTTGTGGCTGTCTGTAACAGTCCTTAAACACTtctattttaaatgtatcttaatgatcaaatattcaTGACTAAATAAGAAACAATCAAAGCGtaagttagaaaaaaaagaagatcttTAGTTATTATTTAAAAGACTGGGTGGGTGTGGTTCAATCACATTTCATCGACAGTGCTggttatgaaataaaaaagtacatTATTTGTTTCCAACTGAACCCTTCCCCATTTCAAACAAGTGAGAAAAAACTGATAAATGTATGTTTGGGAACCCCcttgaaaataatataataatggaATAACAATGGAAAACACAAATCTTTAATATGAAATAATCAAAAACTATGCCTACACTGGCAGAACAAGAAGgtaatggggaaaaaatgtaacaatagTTAAAACAATGCTAGTGCCTGGCTGTATTCCCTGTATTCCCTGATTCctgattatttctttgttgcACCATTGTCATAGGTTGGGGAGTTTAAAGCTCATGCAGCTGAGTGGAAGGCAAATGTACGAGCAGAGTTCCGTGAAACGCGGCGGCGCCTTAGTGTTGAGATCCATGACAAGCTCCAGCGGGCCGCCACCATCCGCAGCATGGAGCGCCGTCAGCTGGGCCTGGAGCAGCGAGCTCACTCCCTAGATATGCTGTCTCCAGAGAAAAGAGCCATGTTTGCCAGCCTGGATGCTGGCCGCTTCAAGACTTCCTCCCAGGAGAGCATTGACACCAAGCTGAACAACCTGAGGCTGAAGGGGGCCTGTGAGCCGTATGACCATCAAGGGAGTGAGCAATCGCAGCAGACGGAGTCTTCGTCTGAGGACAATCTCTTCAACCTGCGCTTCGGATCCCTCACTAAGCTGGCCAGACGCAATAAGAGCCGTGAGCTGCGGAGGAACATTCCTGAAGATATTCGACGGGCAAGTGTAAGTGTAAGCATAAACAACGGCAGTGCCATGCTGGGTGAGGAGAGGGCGGAAGAAGGTGAAGAAGATGGGGAGACGGATGAGgaaaacagagaaaggaaagagggaaacaACAGTCTTGCAAATCTTTCACAGTACAGTATGGAGCGTGCCAAGTTGAATGGGTTCTTACCAACACAGGCCAAAGATGGAGAGAATGACTAGGTTATGAATGGATGAACAATTCAGCCACAGAGAAAGATTGTGAGAATACCTAGTCAGAATGAGAGTGCACGGCCCTTTGAGATATTAAGATTTGTGCCTTTCTGTTTCCTTTGCTTCGATTGGAACAGCTCCCAGGAAACTCAGTCATCGTGCCATACCAATGGGATAAAATATGTTGCCAAAAATGAACATAAGAGACATAAGAGGCTGTACTTAAAATACCTCATTTTGGATGGGCTACTTGAGAACTTCTTCATGAACTATCTTGTCACTCAGCCCTCATGACCCTAGCTGTATGACACACTTGAGCAACGGCTGTCTATTAGTGTTAAATCTTCTTATTTTTTAACACTGTGGGCAGGACTTCCAGAGAGCTAGATTCATGTCATCCATCTTCAGAAACATTATCGATCTCCGCTTCGTCATCTCATGCTGCGGATGGCTATTTTTAGCACAGCAGCCTGCTACAAAAAAAACTTTAGGGTTTAATGAATGGAGGGTAGGAGGTTGTGTTTCTGCTGGATCAATCGACAATATGAGCATTTCCCTAGCTGACTTGTACAATTACTCCTTCAAGGTATGTGACTTTGAAAATGTAGCCTTGAGGTATATCTACAATATACAAAGAGctcataaaataacacattattcTCATTGATTGTACATGGTTATAAAACACAACCATAGCAAATGACGTTAACTAACTTGAAAGCTTGGAGTTACAGCTGCATTGTTTTGCAATGTTTCTAatgaaatgtcatattttgagaaaaaacatacatacatcagTAATGATTGCCAACAGTTTCTGTACCATGAATCAACACAGCACTGGAATCCAACCGGATAGATACACATTTGGCCACGAGATTGTCCGCATTATTGAAAACACTTTAGTTCTgacctttttatttaatatatgatGTTCACCTTATCACTGAAACTTTTTCTATGAGTTTTTAATTGATGAATGTGTTGCTATTGATTTTGTACTCACCAAGCATGTTTgcatctgtgtttgtctttttatatcAGCAAAGCACTTGAGCTGTATTTTCCATTCAACTGTAAAATATGAACTAaatgtgtcatgtttttgtatttcttttcctAAACGCAGTCTATCACCACACTGAAATGTGTATTCCTGTAGTTCTTTGGGTTTTACTGATTAAACGTTTGACACCACAGGTACTCATACTACAGCCCAAAGTCTACATTACATTTTGCAGAATTACCAAATGTAGTACTGGCACACATTGCATGCATTTCTAGAAGATGAATTACACACAAGTTGGTTGTACCTGTTCATCTGATAGTAATAACGTTAACTGTTCCATGACCATGACCTGTGACAAGTAAAGCGACTATTTGTTGTGTCCATTTAATCAAAAGATCACATTTAATGTAGTGAGTGCCTTTTGCCAGATAATAAATATGACGaatgaaatgtaaaagtttATAATTGCTTCTTATAAATAACAGAATCATCTTGTTAATTCAAAATATTTGACTATGGTATTACAAGGTGTATTGGGATGGTATCAAACTGGCATTGCagcaaatacaattaaaacacaataaaaaatataagcAGTCAATGATGGCCAGCATCTTCACAAAATATCAggacacacaacacagaaaatTAAACTTATGCTGAAACTGCACTGACGTATTATCACCTGTCAATATGTTGGTGAACTTCATAGCAAACAATTGTGTATTCACACACCTAGTAAACACAGAGtgacattagcattcatttgaggTCGTGTTTGTATGCAGCTGATGAATGCTAAGTTCAGTACTAACTctttttttagctctgtttttagtttcccccaactcctgagggaaatatctttAGAAACATAAGACTCTTTAGTTGCTAAATGCTACTCATATTCACCAGCTACCTGCTAACTTAGTCTGTCATTTGATGCTGAACAGCATGCTGCAGCTGATAAGAGTGGTAAGAATGAGCTGAAACAGTCTATTTATGGACTGTAAAACCataacaatgagctgaaagatgccaAAAAGCTCTAAATAGCTGAGGGGAATGGCAATGTCAGGTGTGGGTTCATCTCACTAAGATCGACCTCTCTCATAAAAGGAATCATGTGTTCTTGTTGATATACACATCTTTATTATAGCAGCTTTGAGGTGAAcctatgtttacatttttactagTCTTACATTATTAAACTTATCCCTTAACTGGCACATTCTTATACAAGAATCTTGACCTGAAGACATAATGTAATTActtcatgttaaaaaatattttttgttcagCAATTTATGTTATTGGATTTCATTATTCAAACAAAACATCTCCACAATTTGAAGCAAACATTAAATACTATAATGTACCCTATACTGTACCACACTATTTAATGATTGCATATCTGTTACAATCATATATCGATAATATTTGGACAATTTTGCCACTAAAAAATCAAGGGAATGTGGACAAAAACAAACGTAAGTCACTCAAGGACACACTACAATGTACTCAATTGACTGCATATGTCACAAATGCATTGCTTCTCTGCAGAACAAAATTTATTTTTATCCTTTAGCCTCatcaatttttttaaatatacattatcCCCATGAATTTGCCTTGATGCA
This is a stretch of genomic DNA from Scomber japonicus isolate fScoJap1 chromosome 16, fScoJap1.pri, whole genome shotgun sequence. It encodes these proteins:
- the kcnk10b gene encoding potassium channel subfamily K member 10b, whose translation is MKFPIENPRKQVNWDPEQVAVQTNLVPPKKAQSGMAKSSLVQASVATMQNPMGCDPKANGHCPLPRLSISSRSASVVASMDASCDGSAAALHSVMKWKTVLAVFIVVVLYLVCGGLAFQAMEQPFESNQKTSITLEKASFLERHPCVTPDELEALIKHAMDAVSAGVSPIGDTSYNSSYWDWGSAFFFAGTVITTIGYGNIAPSTEGGKIFCILYAIFGIPLFGFLLAGIGDQLGTIFVKSILRVERIFRQKHKQISQTKIRVTSTILFILAGCIIFVTIPAVIFKHTEGWTTLDAIYFVVITLTTVGIGDYVAGGNRNLTYMKWYKPLVWFWILVGLAYFAAVLSMIGDWLRVLSKKTKEEVGEFKAHAAEWKANVRAEFRETRRRLSVEIHDKLQRAATIRSMERRQLGLEQRAHSLDMLSPEKRAMFASLDAGRFKTSSQESIDTKLNNLRLKGACEPYDHQGSEQSQQTESSSEDNLFNLRFGSLTKLARRNKSRELRRNIPEDIRRASVSVSINNGSAMLGEERAEEGEEDGETDEENRERKEGNNSLANLSQYSMERAKLNGFLPTQAKDGEND